DNA from Nitrospira sp.:
TTGTACCTCTCCACCGATCATGAACCGAACCAGGTCGAGCATGTGAACACCGATTTCCAGCAGCGCACCCCGCCCCCCATAACCCGCGACATGGTCGGGAGCTGTTTGTCGTACCTCAATGTGGAACAGTAAGTTCAGTTGTTGCGAACGCCCGATACAAGGTTGGAGCAGCTTCATGTGCTGAATCGTATTGTCGTATCGGAGGGTCTGCGCCGTCATCAACGGCACAGCAGCTTCACGAGCTAAGGCAACCATCGCATAAGCATCGGACGAAGTGGTCCCCAACGGTTTTTCAATCAGGATGGGTTTGCGGGCCTGGACCGCCAACCGACAGATCTCCAGAGAGAATATGGGAGGAGTGACAACGATGACCACGTCGACCATGGGGTCGGCGATCAGCGACAGGGCCTCCCCATAGATCTTGACCGGTGGGGCTCCGGGAACATCGAACCCTTGCTCAGGATGTCGACGGCAGACCGCACTCAGAAAAGCAGCCGGGAGGTCGCGCACGATGTGCTGCGCATACCGAAGCCCATGCCTGCCCACCCCGATCAACCCTACACCAATGCGACCCTGATTCACGAGTCCCTCACGACTGATTCAGAGTAAAACGGAAGCCTCGATCAGTCAACGCCGCTCATTTGACATTCCCGCAAGCAGCTTCATATAGTAACGCATGTTGAGTGCAATTCCGCTCCGATAAGACATTCCCGCCATGCCTACGACACACCGCGCCCTTTTTTCGTTAGAACAGATCGGAACAGGAACCGCGCGTTTCTCAAGCGGCGTGCCGATCCCTACGCGCACCGATCAAATGGTCGATCCCTACTTCAAGACCAAGGTGCCGAAGGAACACCAAATCGATAGTCTCTTGTTCTGGCCGCAACAACCGGGGACCTATCCAGGGCTCATCCTGCTGCATGATCGGTGGGGATTGACCGGACAGATGAAGGATGTCGGCGCCCGTCTGGCCTGTGAAGGTTATGCGGTCATCATTCCGAATCTCTATGGGCGGTTGGGAGGAATGGTCACCGCCGACGATGACGTCGCGGCCGCTCTGCTGGAACGTCAGAACGACGCGCATATCATGACGGATATCAATTCCTGCTGTGAATATCTCAATACACGCCACTTCGCGAAGGGGAATATGCATGGAGTCGTGGGCTATGGAATGGGGGGATCCTACGCGCTCCGTTTCGCCTGCCATCGGAAACGGCTGCGCGCGGCCGTCTCTTACTACGGCAAGGCGGTCACTCCCAACGCATTGATGAAAGATCTTTTTTCACCGGTGCTGTATCACCAAGCAGGAAAGGACACCTGGGCCACGCAGGACGACGTCGAGCAATTGCGCGGCGCAGCCGCCGAATATGCCAAGCGAGTTGAGATTCATCTCTACCCCGATGCAGCTCACGCCTTCTGTAATGACATGAAGCCACAGGCCTATGATCCCGACAGTTCGGCCCTCGCCTGGGAGCGGACTGCGAGCTTCTTGAAATCTTGCCTTCAAGGAACATGACCCGAAATAGACCGCCGCTTCGTTTTCAGACTCGCACAGAGGTTGATGGCTCGAAAACCCTCGGCCATCGACGAGGTCGCAGCCGGCGTCGCCCTACCATGACCGGTTTCTTTCTCCTCATGGGGCTGTCAATTCTCACGCTGTCGCCCGGACTCGCTGAGGAACGAGCGTCACCGACATTCCTGGCCCAACAGGTCGGTCAGCACCCCGACCAGTTCGTTCCGATCGATTCGGACGAGAAAGCCATGACACTATTCACCACGGCCGTCGGCCCTGCTCTCGGCCTGAGAGATGCGGCAGGAGCGCTGGGGGCAAAACGACTCCCAAGTAAAATGGTCAATGAGCTGAAGTTGGCCGAACTATCCCAGACGGTCTATGAGTTGATGGCAGCGCTGGCTGCATGGCAGTTGGCCGATTCAATCGGTCATGAGACAGAACCATCCTCTGCCGTGCTTCCCCCTTCTGCTGCACGACAAGAGTGGTTGCGCGCTCGCAGCCGAAGCGCATCGCTTTCAGATTTGCTCCGCATCACCCAGGAGGACCAAACCCTTCGAACCTCTCAACCAACACCCGGTCGTCAACACACAGAACTTCTGTTGGCAGCCGAACGCACGGCATTTGAATCCAGCCAGCAGGCCATCGCCGCTTGGTGGGAAGTCTATGGCTGGAAGGACCGCATCAGGCAGGCGAAAGGTCGGGCTCGGCTATGTGGGACTTGGCAGTGGACCATTCACAATCACCAGCACCACGAAGAGCAGAAACACTCGATGGTCTTTCCTCCTGACGGACAGGTGCCGGGCACTATTCCCGCACTGTCGGAAATGATCATTCTCGGCGACGGCATTTACCTGCGATGGGAGCAGAACGGGCAGATACAAGAAGACAGTTTACTGTTCATCAAGGACAATACGAAGATCGAAGGGTCATTTGTGAACAACATGGGAGGATGGGGAGCAATCAGCGGCAAGCGTACAGCCCCCTGTCAGCGGTAGTCAGCTTGCTGCCCCACGCCACGCGCGCCAAGCCAACCAGCCCCAGCCGACAATGAATAACGCGCCTCCAACCGGAGTCACCGCACCAAGCCAGCGCACTCCCAACAACGACACTCCATAGAGACTCCCGGAGAACAAGAGCGTCCCGGCCAGAAACATCCACCCGGCTTTGACTGCTCCGGCATCGCGCCCGATGCGAGCAGCAAAGCCGCTCAGGACCATGCCGAAGGCGTGATACATCTGGTAACGAGTAGCCGTCTCGTAGACGGCCAGCATCGACTGATCCAACAAGTCTTTCAGCATATGAGCCCCGAAGGCCCCGGCTGCCACTCCAAATCCGGCGCTGATACAGCCGATACCGACTAACCACCGAGATGATGCATCGCCATCCATCCTGTCTGACTCCCTGCCCCACCGGTTGCGGACCGGTTGGATCATACGCGATCCTCACCGAATACTCCATCGCAGGACTTCGTTCGGACAGCACAGGAACTCAGGATCCATTCTCTACCAGGAAAATCTTTCCGCTCTCCCTATGCCGCATTCCAAAAATCTGCCTTTGATTCTTGCTTCTGACTCCTGTATGGTGGGCCTCTATTTTTCTTGAAACCACTCCGAAAGAGGATCATCATGTGGGACAAAAAGCGAGGGGAGATGGAATCGGATAACGGAAACTTTACTGTTTTAGGGAAGGACGTCACATTTAAAGGCATCGTCCACTTTCACAGTACCGTTCAACTCGATAGTGCCATCGAAGGAGAAATCCACGCCAAAGGAATGCTGGTCATCGGCGAAAATGCGGTCATCCGAGGTTCGATTATCGCCGAGACCATTGTGAGCAGAGGAAAGATTCATGGCAACGTGAGTGCCACCAGCAAGATTCAGCTGCTCAAGCCGGCGGTCCTGCTCGGCGATATTTCTTCCCCTTCGTTTTCGATGGAAGAAGGTGCGTTCTTCAAGGGTTCGATCGACATGGGTTCTCATCCGGTGGTCGATGAACTGCAACAATCGACCATGGTCCTCCCCGATTTTTCACACCGCCTCAGTTCATCGCGGCCTGTGCTGATTGAAAGTGAACGAGGGAGCTGACGCTCCCTCGTTGCCGAGCTTTTTCGCGCCGGTCCCCGCTCTGGTTGCCATTTATCCTTCCACAATAGCTTTAACCCGATTGGCTTGTCTCATAAGACATCCGGATTCATTTTGTCCTCGTATATCAGGTCATGAGCCTTCATCACATAAGGGAGGTCATGATTTCATCCCGGGTAGAAGCGCTGTTCCGGCGACCGTTCAACCTTTCATCAAAAACCTGCTTCGTTCATGAGACTCAAGGCTCACTTGCGCGGAGACGTTTGCTCATTGTTATTTTCACAATTGCCCTCAATATTATCGCTGTATGGTTGCTGACGTTCGCACCCTGGTCGAATTGGAAGACCGGAGTCGCACTGAATCTCATCGATAATGCCATCTTGCTCCGGTTCATTGCCAAACATCGCGACCTCTTCCTTGCGCGACTCATGGTCTTTGGGCTGGCCGTGGGCTTCACGGAGCTGGCTGCAGATGCCTGGCTGGTCGATTACACCAAGACCTTGGACTATTCCATCGGCGGCGGCCCGATGCTCTGGCGCTCGCCCATCTGGATGCCGTTTGCTTGGGAAATCGTGGCGGTGCAATTCGGATATGTCGGACTATGGCTCTGGAATCGATTCGGCGGTTGGGGATTGCTGGGCATCGGCCTTCTGGGCGCGATCAACATCCCGTACTACGAAGAAATGGCCCGGTACATCAACTGGTGGCAGTACAGCAATTGCCGGATGCTCTCCTACACCCCCTACTACATCATCCTAGGCGAGTTCGGTATCGCCATCCTCCTGACCATCTTGGCTCAGCGAGTCTCACAAGATACCTGGACAGCCACTCTCATAGCGGGCACGGCCGGTGGTTCCGGAATCTTCATCTGTTACGCTCTCGCCTACGGCGTCACAGATGGGATCATTTTTCCTTGAATCGAATTGCGTTTCCGGATTATGTCGATGCGTTGGAAAGGGTCTGATGGAAGCTTCTGATTAGGCGATCGATCAATGGCTTCGCGACGGTAGCCCAGCGGCAGCCATCGGTAACGGCCACCTCCATCTCTCCTCTTTTCACCTCCCCCGCCCTTCTGTAAGATACCCACCCTCGATTGGCCACCAACCGGGAGATGGTTCGATGGCTCGAAGCGCTGCATTCCGTTCATTCGCACAATTGATGACGGCCGCCTTGCTGGCCGACAAGCGAGGGTGTTCGGACGTCGATGCCGTCGGAACGCTCCAAGCATCCCCTCAGGCCAAGGCTTCTCCCACGATTTCCCGCCGCCAGTTTCTGCTCGGCGCGGGGGCGACCGGCGCAACATTCGCTCTCGGGACGATCACGGGTTTTCCGCTCCGCATCGCCGATGCCAAGCCACTCCCTTCCTCCCTCTCCATCGGTATCGTCGGTGCAGGGCTCGCCGGATTGGCTTGTGCCGATACACTCAAGACCCGCGGCATCCAGACTTCCATCTATGACGCAGCCACTCGTACCGGCGGCCGCTGTTGGTCGTTACGAGGCTTCTTCCCCGGTCAGGTGGCGGAACGCGGAGGCGAGCTGATCGACAACTTGCACAAGACTATGCTGGGCTACGCCAAACGATTCGGTCTAGCCCTGGAGGATGTCAATAAACAGCCGGGCGAGAGCTTCTATCATTTCTTCGGACAACGGTATTCAGAAGCCGCGATTGTGGCGGAATTTCGTGACTTCGTGTCGGTGATGCGGAGGGACCTCAATCGCCTCTCCCGAGAAGTCACGGCCCGTTCACACACACCCGATGATGTGGCGCTGGACCGTACGGATCTGCTGGCCTATCTGGAAGGGCGGAACGGAGCCGGCGTCCCAGCTGGACCCGTGGCCAAGGCCGCCATTGTGGCGGCCTATGAGGCGGAATATGGACTTGCCGCCACAGAACAGAGCTGTCTAAATTTTCTCTTATTCATTCACGCCGACAGCCGTTCCACGTTCACCCCGTTCGGTGCCAGCGACGAACGATACCATCTGGTGGACGGTAACGACCGCATCGTCGAAGGATTGACGCAGCACCTCGCCGGACAGCTCACTCATGACAGCCGGCTTGTACGAGTCCGCCGCCTGAGCGACGGGCGAATCGAACTAACGTTCCAGATGGGCAGCCGCACCGTTGCCAAAACACACGATGTCGCCGTGTTGGCCATCCCCTTTACTCTGCTGCGTGAAGTGGAGCTCGATCCCAGCCTCGCGATCCCTCCAAATCAGCTGACGACCATTCAAGGACTCGGCTACGGCACCAATGCCAAGCTGATGATCGGCTTCTCCAGCCGACCCTGGCGCGTGTTGGGATCGAACGGAACCGTCTATGCAGATCTCGCGAATGTACAGACGACATGGGAAACCAATCCCTCACGGGGCACAGAGACCAGAGGCGTACTGACTGACTATTCCGGCGGTGCGCGAGGTGCAGGTTTGAACCCGCATATGGTCCAGACAGAAGCGCAACGGTTTTTGACCGGTTTGAATATCGTATACCCAAACACACTCGGCGCTGCCACACTCATGCAGGGACAGTATCTTGCGCACCTCGAACATTGGCCTTCGAATCCGCTGATGAGAGGCAGCTATACCTGCTACAAACCGGGACAGTTCACGACCATGGCAGGATTGGAGGGACTGGCGGTCGGCAATCTCCTCTTCGCCGGTGAACACACGAACTCGTTTTATGAATGGCAGGGGTTCATGGAAGGCGCGGCTCTTTCCGGTATTGCCGCCGCCCAATCCATCCTAGCCACAACCAAAACTCGTTGATGCCGGTTCCGTGATTCCGTGGGTTGGTGTCCTAACTCATGCCTCCATCCAATCAGGCAAAAGGTCGAAGTCGAACCTCCAAAGGGATGTTCCGCATCTTGCCGCTTGGCGATTCAGCGATCACGATCGAGTTCGGCGACAAGATCGATCCGCTGATCAATGCACGGACCATCGCATTTGCGAAGATAGTCGGCGATCAAGGGTGGGGTGGCATCCTGGATATTGTACCCACGTACCGATCAGTCACCGTTTTTTTCGACCCGCTTCAGTGGAGTTTTCCTATACTGATCAAGAACCTACGCAGGCTGCCTCGACCCAGTCCAAACGAAACGAGATCGAATGGCACCATCCATGAGATTCCCGTTTTGTATGGCGGCGAATGGGGACCTGACTTGGAGGAGGTCGCAGCATTCGCCGGCCTGACACCAGCTCAAGCCATCGAATTACACGCATCGATTCGCTACCGAATCTATATGCTCGGGTTCAGCCCAGGATTTCCCTATCTGGGCCTGGTCCCTAAACAATTGACGATGCCTCGCCGTTCGACCCCACGGACGAAAGTCCCAGCCGGATCCGTCGGCATCGCTGATCGTCAGACCGGGATTTATCCCATCACCACGCCTGGCGGATGGCAGCTGATCGGCCGAACACCCATGCCCATATATTGCAAGACCAACCCAATCCCCTTTCTGCTGAAGCCAGGCGACCTGGTCCAATTCAGACCCATCGACCGGAACGAGTTCGATCGCCTGAGCCGCGAGGCACAGCATGACGGCTATTGATTTGAACAGCGACATGGGTGAGTACGAGAGCGAAGAGTTCCTGGCACTCGAGGCCAAACTTACGCCGCTGATCACCTCGGTGAATATCGCTTGTGGCATACATGCCGGCAATCCCACGCTCATGCGCCGGACCGCCCGGTTAGCCGCACAACACAGAACTGCAATCGGGGCACATCCCGGTTTTCCTGACGCCGAAGGTTTCGGGCGACATGACCGTCAGGCCTCTCCGCTGGAAGTCGAGTCACTGGTGACGACACAACTGACGGCTCTTGCCGAGGTGCTGGCATTGGATCATCTGACACTCACCCACGTGAAACTTCATGGCGCGCTCTATAACTTGGCGGCTAGAGATCGGACAGTGGCGGATGCCGTCGCCCGAACCGTCGCATCGTTCAACCGACACCTGCTCCTCTTCGCCCTTGCTGGATCAGTCTTGGTTGAGAGCGGAAAGAACGCCGGTCTGACCATGGTTCAGGAAGCCTTTGCCGATCGAGCATACCGGTCGGACGGTTCATTAGTACCGCGCTCTCAACCAGGCGCTCTCCTGAAGACCGAACAGCAAGTTCGTCGGCAACTTTGTGAGATACTAAGTGGCTACGTCACAAGCATCGATGGGCGGCGCGTCGCCCTGCATGCCGATAGTCTGTGCATTCACGCCGACACACCGCAGGCAGTCGAATTCGTTCGGCTCGTCCGAAACGAGATTGAATCAGCAGGCATAGGCATCGCCCGGGCATACATCGCGAGATGAATCTGCAACCAACCCACATCATCGTGGTCGAAGGCAGGTAGCTCACCACAATTGCAGCAGAAGTGCTCAGGCATAATGTGGGCTAGCTGAGCAGGAGCGGATTGTTCGTCAAAAAAGGCCCTACTCTCGCTGGCTGGAATCAGAGCCAGCGGCCGAGTGCGCCAGCTCCGGTCAGCCCTTCTCACAGAATCCGCCGACATCGCTTCTCGGCAGCTTCCTTTCGCGCAACACCAATGCCGATCCGGGCTTGCAGTGCTGCACTTGGAGTTAGAACTCAAGGTTTTCATCAATGTGCTCCCAAGTACGGTGTAGGAAAATGGTGGTTCGGTCGGCCGGTCGTTCAGAATGAATCCTTTCAGATACTCCCTGAATCGAAAGAGATTCACTTCGTGTAGCTCTTCTTTCTAGGGCCTGTTAACACAAACGCAAGCCTTCGACGATCAATGCAAAATTGATGAACGCGATGAACATGACATCGAGTTTTTCAAACCGCGAGAAGATGCGCCGAAATCCCTTAAGCCGGCGGAACAGCCGTTCGATCTCATTGCGTCGCTTATATCGGACTCGATCGTATTCCCAGGGGGCGCGTCGATTGTGCTTGGGCGGCACCACAGGAACATATCCTAAATCCAAGGCGCCTTGCCGCGTCTCATTGCCTTCATACGCTCGATCCATCACCAGGTGGATCGGACGCGGCATTCTCCCCAAGCGTTGCAGCAACTTTCGTCCCTCGGGCGCATCGTGGGCTTGCCCCGGGAACAGACCAAACGCTATGGCCGTTCAAGCATCCGCGGCAACCAGATGAATCTTGGTCGTCCATCCGCCGCGGGACTGACCAATGGCTTGCGGGCCGTTTTTTTTAACGCCCCCGTGCCATCCGGATGGACCTTCACGATGGGACTGTCCAAGGCGACGGCTTCGATTTTCACGCGGATGATCTGTGCATGCTGTAACTGTGCAAAGACGCGATCCAGCACCCCGCTCTTCGACCAACGATTCATGCGAGTATAGATGGTGTGCCAGTTGCCGAACCGCTTGGGCAGACCGCGCCATTTGCACCCTTGCTCGGCGACGTACAAGATGGCGTTCAGGACGTGCAGATTGTCGAGCGTCACATTGCCGCGTTGTGTCGGCAAACATCGCTCGATTTGACGCTACTGGGTGTCGGTGATTTCCATGGACGCAGTATCTCATAACAACGACTGATAGTGTTAACACGCCCTAGTCTAAGGTTAGTTGCGTCAGGGGCACATTCTGCTTCACAGATGAACTACTTGTTCCCCTTCCTGTCCGCTGTATCCAGCGCCAATCAAGCCTTTACAGTACCTTAGGTATTGCTTCTATCCTTCCTAAGCCCGGGTGCGGCCATCCGTGAGACGTAACACGTACTACGTATTGCGCACCGTGGTTTTCGTGCCTCGGACTGGGTGGTCGGTGTCGCGTGGATCGTATTTGGGCCACTCCGGTTTTCTTTCTGCTGTATATGTCAGGCGGTGAGTGCAAATTCGGGGGACCCCCTCTGAAATTTTCCAACCCCCACCGGGGGGAGTTTCTTCAGTTATGATCACCTTTGAGACTTCCGAAGGAGAGCGACAACCGTTCCGTCATAATCGTGATTGAAGCCTCGGGACGGCATCAATAGCTACGGCATCGAATACACGTTTTTCACCGACAACGGCCACTGAACCTAATTGGATTCAGTATCGAAATAGATTCACCTCAGGTTTGTCGACGGGAACAGCCGGTCCATTCCTCAAAATACAAGCTATTCCTGCACGGTTCATTGCGGCCCCCTACTTGCATATTAGATTCCTATACGTAAAGACTTGCATTAATGGCAATACGAGCCGGGAGGGATGAGCGAATTCTAGGCATTGATAGGGAGAACCATATCTGAATCAGTCGTGCCATATGGGAGTTATTTCACTACAAGAGCTAGGTCCTGCGTACCGAGTAACCACCAGGAGGGAAACTCATGATGTTATGCAGTAGAATCATGGCTGTTTTATTGTGCACCGTCTTCATGACCGCCACGTCGGGGTTTGCAGCGGCGTCTGTGTCGCCTCCGACTACCCCAACATCCGAATATCTCCCAAGCGTATCTCAGATGCTGGGCATACCGCTCCAGTTTGAGGCTAATCAGAGCCAGCTCAATGACCAGGTCAAGTTCCTTGCACGAGGAAAGGGCTATACCCTGTTCTTGACGCCCACTGAATCAGTCATGGTGCTCCTGCAGCGGAATACAACGGCGCGGGGGCCTGATCAACAGGGACGCGATCCGCTGGCTATGGCCAAGCCCACTCCAATCCACCAGGCCGTGGTCCGGATGAAGCTCGAAGGAGCCAACCCCTCGCCGACCATTGATGGAATGGATCAACTCCCAGGGATCGTGAACTACTTCATCGGCAACGATCCGGCCAAATGGCGGACTAACATCCCGACCTACGCAAAGGTCCACTACAAAGACGCCTATCCGGGAATCGATCTGGCCTACTATGGCAACCAGGGCAAGTTGGAATATGACTTTATCGTCTCACCAGGGGCAGATCCAAACCAGATCAAGCTGGCCTTCGAGGGCGCGTCAGACATCACGGTGGCTGAAAGCGGCGACTTGTTGCTGGCAACCGCCCTCGGTGACGTATGTGTCCAGAAGCCGATCGTGTATCAACTTGACAAGGATGGGCACAAGACTCTGGTGGCGGGGGACTATGTACCCTCTTCAGGGAATCTGTCTCATGTGCAGATTCAGCTTGCCGCATATGACCGTGAGAAACCGCTGGTGATCGATCCGGTGGTCATCTACAGCACTTACCTGGGTGGCAGCAGTTCCGACATTGGACGTGGCATCGCGGTGGACGGCGTCGGGGCGACCTACGTCACGGGGGACACAATCTCTCCGAATTTTCCCCTGCTGTCGTCCAGCCAAGGAGCATTTGCTGGAATTGTTGATGCTTTTGTCACTAAGCTCGATGCCACGGGGACTCGGATCTACAGCACCTACCTGGGTGGCAGCGGTTCCGACATTGGACATGGTATCGCGGTGGATGGCGCCGGAACGGCCTACGTCACGGGGCAGACAGCTTCCTCGAATTTTCCCCTGCTGTCCGCGAGCCAAGGGGTATTCGCAGGAGGTTTTGATGCCTTTGTCACCAAGCTCGATGCCACGGGAGCGCGGGTCTACAGCACCTATTTGGGTGGCAGCGATATCGATGAGGGATATGGCATTGCGGTGGATGGCACCGGGGCAGCCTACGTCACGGGGCGGACATCGTCCTTGAACTTTCCCGTGCTGTCTGCGAGCCAAGGCGTATTCGCAGGATTGTCTGACGCCTTCGTCACCAAGTTCAATGCCGCAGGAGCGCGAGTCTACAGCACCTTCCTGGGTGGCAGCAGTTCCGACTTTGGACGTGGCATTGCGGTGGACGGCGCAGGATCGGCCTATGTCACGGGGTGGACATCCTCCACGAATTTTCCCGTGCTGTCGGCGAGCCAAGGGGTGGTCGGAGGAATTGAAGATGCCTTTGTCACCAAGCTCGATGTTACGGGGGCTCGGGTCTACAGCACCTACTTAGGGGGGAGCAATAATGATGAAGGCCGTGGCATCGCGGTGGATGGCGCCGGGGCGGCCTACGTCACGGGGCGGACATCGTCCTTGAACTTTCCCGTGCTGTCTGCGAGTCAAGGAGTATACGCAGGAAATATTGATGCCTTTGTCACCAAGCTCGATGCCACGGGGGCTCGCGTTTACAACACCTATCTGGGTGGCAGCAATACCGAGGAGGGACGTGGCATCGCGGTGAACGGCGCAGGATCGGCCTATGTCACGGGGTGGACATCCTCCACGAATTTTCCCGTGCTGTCGGCGAGCCAAGGGCTGTTCGGAGGATTTGAAGATGTTTTTGTGACGAAGCTCGATACCATGGGGGCTCGGGTCTACAGCACCTACTTGGGTGGCAGCCAAATGGATGAGGGATATGGCATCGCGGTGGACGGCGCCGGAGGGGCCTACGTCACAGGGCAGACAGCTTCCCCGAATTTTCCCGTGCTGTCCGCGAGCCAAGGGGGACACGCAGGACTTGGTGATGCCTTTATCACCAAGCTCGTGGACAAGCCCATCGCCGACGCCGGACCAGATCAACCGGTGGTGACCGTCCCGCCGACGCCACCTGCACCGCCAGTGCTGATGGGTACACTGGTGACATTGGATGGGAGCGCTTCTACCGGTAGCTCACTGACCTACAGCTGGACCCAGGTTCCTGGAGGACCGACCGTGGCACTCACTGGGCCCACCACAGCCCATCCGACATTCACGGCACCGAACGTGCCCGTTGCCGGAGCGACCGTCACCTTTCAGCTGATCGTGTGCGAAGGGACCACCAGCAATTGCAGTGATCCCGATACGGTCAATGTCCATATCATGAACGTCAATCGTCCCCCAGTGGCTGAGGCGGGGCTGGACCAAACGGTGCAAGAAGGCAGTCCGGTCTTGCTCAATGGAAGTGCCAGTTACGATCCGGATGTCGAATCCATCACCTATACCTGGCTCCAGATCTTTGGGCCTACGGTGACGGTGGCCTATCCGAATAGCGCCACCCCGAGTTTCACGGCACCGCCGGTCGGGGCCAGTGGGGGGCAGGTGGACTTCGAACTCATTGTCACCGATGCGCGGGGCTCGAATCATGCCGATTACGTCTCCGTCTTCATTTCGAACGTGAATCAGCCGCCGGTCAGTAACGCCGGACTGGATCAAGCCCGAAATGAGAATACGCTCGTGACGTTGGATGGGAGCAACAGCACCGACCCTGATCTGGATACCCTCCACTTCAGTTGGAGCCAGACCGGTGGGCCAAGCGTGGTACTCACGGGAGCGAACACTCCGAATCCGACCTTCACTGCACCGAATGTCGGTCCTGGTGGCGGGCTGTTGACCTTCCAACTCGTGGTCAACGATGGGCAGGCGAGCGGCGGTGCCGACACCGTGCAGGTCGCGGTTCAAGATGTCAACGATCCACCCGTCTGTACTTTGGCACAGCCCAGTGTTGCAGTGCTCTGGCCGCCGAACCACACGATGGCAGAAGTAAGCATCCTGGGCATCACTGATCCGAGCAACAGCACCGTCACCATCTCCTATCTCCGGGTGACCCAGGATGAGCCGATCAACGGTTTGGGCGATGGGGACACGGGTCCGGACGCCTTCGAGTCAGGAAACAATATCCTGCTGCGTGCCGAGCGGGCGGGCTCTGGGAACGGGCGTGTCTATACGGTGCAATTTAGGGCGACGGATCCTGATGGGGACAGCTGTACCGGCACGGTCAAGGTCTCCGTCCCCAAGAGCATCAAAGACACCGCCGTGGACAGTGGCCAAAATTACAATTCCTTTGGCCCCTAGTACTCTCAGCATCAGCCGGACCGGCTCCCGGGAGCCGGTCCGAACACCTTGCCTTACCCCTATAGACATCTAGACATCGGGGAACCCGGGTACGTTCTCGTTAGATTTTGCCAGTATCAGAGCTTGCACGAGGGTGCCAGTCTTGGTTGGTCGACCCCGACCTTATCGTTTATCCGGTCGTCCTCCGTCCAATCACGTTTGTAAGTGTTCTCCCGCACGGCACACCTCTGGCGTCATACGCATATCTGACGGTATGAAGCGTGGAGAGGCGCCAGAGCCAGGCACCAGACTGGTCTCTGAGCGGTCGGGAGAAGATCGGTGCAACGAACGGCTCCTTCTGCTGGTATTCTCCAAGGTCGGCGCGTTGATGTTACCGCAGCGAGGCGTTACAATGTGGATGGGGTCAGATCTTGGACCGT
Protein-coding regions in this window:
- a CDS encoding Gfo/Idh/MocA family oxidoreductase, encoding MNQGRIGVGLIGVGRHGLRYAQHIVRDLPAAFLSAVCRRHPEQGFDVPGAPPVKIYGEALSLIADPMVDVVIVVTPPIFSLEICRLAVQARKPILIEKPLGTTSSDAYAMVALAREAAVPLMTAQTLRYDNTIQHMKLLQPCIGRSQQLNLLFHIEVRQTAPDHVAGYGGRGALLEIGVHMLDLVRFMIGGEVQDVRCTMDQHPPHAPETRASVDLTTIGGTTCRIEVARVLGARAGRAIWIGSQGCVEADWMQRRIRCVDDAGVETMNATPPPSQTVLATLTAFLQAVANNGSMPITGEDGCRAVEIADACYLSAQAGGKPVTLPLSH
- a CDS encoding dienelactone hydrolase family protein; amino-acid sequence: MPTTHRALFSLEQIGTGTARFSSGVPIPTRTDQMVDPYFKTKVPKEHQIDSLLFWPQQPGTYPGLILLHDRWGLTGQMKDVGARLACEGYAVIIPNLYGRLGGMVTADDDVAAALLERQNDAHIMTDINSCCEYLNTRHFAKGNMHGVVGYGMGGSYALRFACHRKRLRAAVSYYGKAVTPNALMKDLFSPVLYHQAGKDTWATQDDVEQLRGAAAEYAKRVEIHLYPDAAHAFCNDMKPQAYDPDSSALAWERTASFLKSCLQGT
- a CDS encoding DUF423 domain-containing protein, coding for MIQPVRNRWGRESDRMDGDASSRWLVGIGCISAGFGVAAGAFGAHMLKDLLDQSMLAVYETATRYQMYHAFGMVLSGFAARIGRDAGAVKAGWMFLAGTLLFSGSLYGVSLLGVRWLGAVTPVGGALFIVGWGWLAWRAWRGAAS
- a CDS encoding polymer-forming cytoskeletal protein; its protein translation is MWDKKRGEMESDNGNFTVLGKDVTFKGIVHFHSTVQLDSAIEGEIHAKGMLVIGENAVIRGSIIAETIVSRGKIHGNVSATSKIQLLKPAVLLGDISSPSFSMEEGAFFKGSIDMGSHPVVDELQQSTMVLPDFSHRLSSSRPVLIESERGS
- a CDS encoding FAD-dependent oxidoreductase; the protein is MARSAAFRSFAQLMTAALLADKRGCSDVDAVGTLQASPQAKASPTISRRQFLLGAGATGATFALGTITGFPLRIADAKPLPSSLSIGIVGAGLAGLACADTLKTRGIQTSIYDAATRTGGRCWSLRGFFPGQVAERGGELIDNLHKTMLGYAKRFGLALEDVNKQPGESFYHFFGQRYSEAAIVAEFRDFVSVMRRDLNRLSREVTARSHTPDDVALDRTDLLAYLEGRNGAGVPAGPVAKAAIVAAYEAEYGLAATEQSCLNFLLFIHADSRSTFTPFGASDERYHLVDGNDRIVEGLTQHLAGQLTHDSRLVRVRRLSDGRIELTFQMGSRTVAKTHDVAVLAIPFTLLREVELDPSLAIPPNQLTTIQGLGYGTNAKLMIGFSSRPWRVLGSNGTVYADLANVQTTWETNPSRGTETRGVLTDYSGGARGAGLNPHMVQTEAQRFLTGLNIVYPNTLGAATLMQGQYLAHLEHWPSNPLMRGSYTCYKPGQFTTMAGLEGLAVGNLLFAGEHTNSFYEWQGFMEGAALSGIAAAQSILATTKTR
- the pxpB gene encoding 5-oxoprolinase subunit PxpB — protein: MPPSNQAKGRSRTSKGMFRILPLGDSAITIEFGDKIDPLINARTIAFAKIVGDQGWGGILDIVPTYRSVTVFFDPLQWSFPILIKNLRRLPRPSPNETRSNGTIHEIPVLYGGEWGPDLEEVAAFAGLTPAQAIELHASIRYRIYMLGFSPGFPYLGLVPKQLTMPRRSTPRTKVPAGSVGIADRQTGIYPITTPGGWQLIGRTPMPIYCKTNPIPFLLKPGDLVQFRPIDRNEFDRLSREAQHDGY
- a CDS encoding LamB/YcsF family protein, whose translation is MTAIDLNSDMGEYESEEFLALEAKLTPLITSVNIACGIHAGNPTLMRRTARLAAQHRTAIGAHPGFPDAEGFGRHDRQASPLEVESLVTTQLTALAEVLALDHLTLTHVKLHGALYNLAARDRTVADAVARTVASFNRHLLLFALAGSVLVESGKNAGLTMVQEAFADRAYRSDGSLVPRSQPGALLKTEQQVRRQLCEILSGYVTSIDGRRVALHADSLCIHADTPQAVEFVRLVRNEIESAGIGIARAYIAR